CATTCTTTTTTAAGTCTTTGGCAAGAATATTCATTAAAGATCCATTAGTAGTAATACTAAATTTACCAAATGTTTCTTGAATTATTTTCGATATATCAATAATATCTTTCCTGAGAGTTGGTTCTCCCCCAGTTAGCCTTATATTTTTGAATTCTAAATTCTTTAATGTACGTACTAAAATTCTAATTTCATCTAAAGAAAGTAATTCTTCTTCTTTCATAAATTTAGCGTTTTCATCCATACAATAATTGCATCTGAAATTACATTTATCAGTAATAGATAATCTGACATAATCAATTTCTCTATTATATTTATCAATCATACGAATTACCTCGATTCTGTATATTTCCATATATTTTGAATTATCCTTATAACAATAAAAATAATCATCGACATAATAAATATTAAAGCCGTAATAGCCAAGGCTTGTTTAAGACCATAACCTTGGAATTTGTCATAAGTTAGTACAGATAATGTCATTGGATAATAAGCTAATATAGCTACAGCACCAAATTCTGAAATCCCTCTAGCCCACATTAACAATGCACCAGTGAGTATGTCGTGTTTTATTAAAGGTAGAGATACATAAAAAAATGCTTTAAAAGGTGTTGCTCCTAAAGAGCGAGCTACTTTTTCATAACGAATATCTACTTTTTTAAACCCTTCCTTCACTGAGTTAACTAATATACTAAAACTTAAAAATCCCATAGCAGCAACTACACCCCAAAATGTTTGTACAAAAGAAATACCTATTATTGATGCGCCTTTTCCTAAAACAGATGAACGTCCTAATGTCATTAATAATGCTATACCAGCTGCTGTATGCGGAATTGTTTGCGGAATATCTATTATCGCCTCAAAAAGACTTTTTAATGGAAAATTATACCTTGTTATAGCATATGCAAAGGGTATTCCAAATATTATAGCAAATATAGTTGCAACTAATGCAGCTAAAAATGTAGTTTTAACAGCGTTTAAAAATTCAGGTGTTTTGAAAATTTCAAATAATAATTTATAATCTACATTTAAAAAAACAGTTATAAAAGGTAAAATGATGAAAATAATAAATAATAAACTAATAGTTATAATTATATTCTTGAACATTTTGTTCCTCCGATAAAATTCCATTATTTATTTTAAATACTCTACAATCATTTATTATTTCATTCCTATCATGTGTAACATGTATAGTTGTTAATTTATATTCTAAATTTAATTCGTGTAATAATTTTAAAATATCTTTTTTAGTATCTTGATCTAGCGCGGACAAAGGTTCATCTAAAAGAAGTATTTTGGGTTTTATTACCAATGCTCTTGCTAATGCAACACGTTGTTTTTCCCCTCCAGATAAATTTTGTATATTTCTGTTTAGTAATTTTCCTATACTTAACTTAGATACTATATAATTTAAAAAATTTTTATCATAATTTTTTTTCATTTTCAATCCGAACTCGATATTTTTTTTTACATTCAAATGTGGAAATAAGTGATAATTTTGATACATAAATCCAACATTCCTTTTTTCTGGAGGTAATGAAATTACATTTTTATTATCAAAAAAAATTTCACCAGATTTAGGAATAATAAAACCAGCTATACTTTCTAATAATAAAGTCTTGCCTGAACCAGTAGGTCCAATAATATAAATATATTCACCAGATTTTATTTTTAAATTATCAATTTTTAATTCAAATTTATCTAATTTGATAAATATATTTTTAATATATAAATTCATTTAATACCCCCACATGTTTTTTAATTCATCAGGTAGATTATTTGGATTATCAACATCTACAAATAAATTCATAAATTTATCTTCAAAAATTTTTTTGCCTAATTCTGAATATATGAATTTTATAAATTCTATAGCATCTTTTTTATTATTTGCATTTTCTAATATTGTAAAACTATAATTAATTGCTTTTCCGTAAATTTTTGTTTTTTCACCATCTCTCGGGACTTCAACAAACACGTTTTTATAAATTTCATCAAATTTATTTGAAGATAAATTAATTTCATTTGGAAGATCAATATATTTCAAGTTACTTTGAATAGCATTTGATTTATATAAAAACGCATAATCAATTTCGTTTGCTTCTAAATAAGCGATGATATCTACAGATTTTTTTAATATCATTCTATTTTTAGAATTTATAAAGTTGTTATACAAACCGTTTAAATTATAATATTTTTCGGCTAATTGCAATGTCATTAATGTTCTATATCCGCAAGGATCTAAATTAGGATTTGAATGTGAATAAATAACTCCCTTTTTAAAAATAATATTATACCAATTATCTTTGGTAATAATATCATTATATTTTGATTTATCAGTATATGCTAAGACTATACTATTATTAGAAAAAATAATATTATATTTCGCATATTTAGGATATAAAAATTTAGGTATTAAAGAATAATCAGCAACAAAGGCTAGATCAGCATTTTGATTTAATTCAGAAATTTTCCTTACTAAAACAAGACTTCCTGAACTTACTAATCTAACATTAGTTTCAGGATGTATTTTTTCAAAATTATTTTTTAATTCATTTAATATGTTTGTTAATGACCCAGCATGAAAAATAACTAAATTATCCGAAAAAGAAATTATAGACAACATCAATAATATTATGATAAATATTTTTTTATGAATATAATTTTTATGAATATTTCTTTCCATTTTTCCTCCTTATACATTAAGTTTTTCGTTTATAAAAAATATTACTTCATCACCAACTTTTATTTCTCCACCTTTTAATACTTTTAAAAATATACCTTCTAATGGCATAACGCACTTACCTATAGTTTGTGAAATTGCACATGACGTATGGCATTCTTTTCCAATTTGCGTTATTTCTAATAATGTATCACCAATTTTTACCTTTGTGCCTATTGGAAGTTTATATATATCACCATTTTTTATAGTTATATTCTCAGCAAAATCACCATAATTTAATTCATAACCATATTTTCGCATTTTATCAATACTTTCTTCTGAAAGCATTGAAATTTGACGATGCCAATTACCGGCATGGGCATCTCCCTCAATTCCCCAATTTTCTTTTAAAATAGCAAAATCAACATGCTCTTTAGTAACTCCTTTTTTCCTTGAAATATTTATTGATACTACATATGAATTCATCATAATTCCCCCCTTATAAATAAAACTTTATATTTTACTGAAAAGAAATTTTCAAGAAAATTATATCACTTTTCATTTTTTTTACAAAACCCGGAATTTTTATTTCTCATAGATTAAATTAATAATAATCTTCATTTTTTTGTTATTTTATTGTATAATTTAAATAAAATAAAATAGGGGGGATTTTTTTGAAAAGGAGATTTTATCTTAATAAAAAAGATTTAGAAGAATCTATTTCAGTATATTTTAAAGAGCTAAAAGATTATTTTTCTAAAGATGAATTAGAATATATAAATACAAGAGAAGGGATGAATAGAATTACAGCGTTACCTATATTTGCAAATGAAAATGTTCCTTCGTATAATAGTAGTGCTATGGATGGAATAGCTGTTGTAAGCAAAAAAACATATGGAACTAATGAATCAAACCCTATTATTTTAGAAAAAGAAAAAGATTTTAAGTATATAAACACTGGGTACCCCATTAATAATCCATATGACAGTGTTATTATGATTGAAAATATAGAGATAATTGATGATGAGCATGTTCAAATAAGAAATAGCGTTTATCCGTATAAAGATGTGAGAAAAGTCGGGGAAGATATTTGTAAAGGTGAAATGCTGTTTCCAAGATACCATACATTAACAGCTGCTGATATCTCATTTTTAATGATGGCTAAGGTTTTTGAAATTCCAGTAATAAAAAAAATGAAAATATTATTAATACCAACTGGTAATGAAATAGTTAAACCCGAAGAATTAACGGAAGGTTTCCAAATACCAGAAACAAATTCCTTAATGATAAAAAACTATTTAGAACAGCTTAATGCAATTGTTGATGTAAATGAAATACTTTCTGATGATTTAGAAATAATAAAAAGTACAATTTTTGAAAAAATAAAAGAATATGATTTAATTCTTTTAAATGCTGGATCTTCAGCAGGTTCAAAGGATTTTACATATCATGCAATAAATGATCTTGGAAAGGTTATCATTCATGGGATTAACATAAAACCAGGAAAACCAGCTGTATTAGGTATAGTAAATGAAAAACCTGTTATAGGATTACCAGGTTTTCCTGTATCTTGTAATATTATTATGGAAGATATAGTAAAACCATTACTATTAAATAAAACAAAATATGAAATATATTATGATAATGAAAAAATTGAAGGAATTTCTGCTAAAAGAATACATTCTTCGATAACTGAAAAAGAATATTTAAGAGTTGGTGTTGGAAAAGTAGAGAATAATTATATAGCAATACCTTTAAAAAGAGGTGCCGCTAACATTTCTTCAATTTCTAATCAAGATGGTATTGTTTTTATTGATAAAGGTGTAGAGGTTGTTGAAGATGGGGATGAACTATTTATTCATTTAAGAAGAAGCAAAAGCATAATAGATAATAATATATTAATTACAGGTAGTCATGATTTGTTATTAGATTTATTAGCAGATTTTATAAAAAAGTATGATAAGGATATAAATATTGTATCTGCGAATGTAGGAAGTTTAGGAGGTATTTTATCAATTGCTAAGGGATATGCACATATGGCAGGTATGCATTTGCTTGATCCAGAAACTGGGGAATACAACATTTCTTATATAAAAGAATATATGGATAATTTTAAATTAATGAATTTATCATATAGAGAACAAGGGTTTATAATTCAAAAAGGGAACCCAAAAAATATTAAAGACTTTGAAGATTTAACTAAAGACGGGGTAAGGTATATTAATAGACAAAAAACTGCAGGAACAAGAATATTATTAGATTATTACCTTGATAAAAAAGATATTTCTCCTAAAAAAATACATGGTTATTCAGATGAAGAATATTCACATGTAAATCTAGCTTTGAAAATAAAAAAAGATATGGCAGATGTGGGTTTAGGTATTAAGGCAGCTGCAAATATATATGATCTTGATTTTGTACCAATAGCATTAGAACGATATGATTTACTAATTCATGAGAGCTTTATAAATGATAAAAGATTTGAATTAATTATGAATATAATTACTTCTAAGGAATTTAAAGAAGAAGCATATAATCTTGGTGGATATATATTAAAAGATACAGGGAAAATATGGGAGGTAGTATTATGAAAAAAAGATTTCAAGTGTTTGTACCTAGATACGAGGTTTATAATAATTTTATTAATAATTTAGATATAAGAACTAAAGTAATTGAAATAAATACTGAAGACGCATTAGGGTATGCAAGTGCAGAAAATATATATTCACCTGAAAATTTGCCTGGTTTTGATAAATCTACAGTTGATGGATATGCGGTATTTGCAGAAGATACCTTTGGATCTAGAGACGGTAATCCAGCATTTTTAAAAATTGCCGGAGAAGTACTAATGGGTGAAAATTATTTTGGTGAAATAAAATCTGGAGAGTGTGTAAAAATACCAACTGGTGGAATGTTACCGAAAGGTGCAAATGCTGTTGTTATGGTTGAAAATACAAAGGAATTTGGAAAACGAGTGGAAATATATAAATCTGTAGCTCCAGGAGAAAACGTATTATCAAAAGATGAAGATGTAAAAAAAGATGCTATAGTATTAAACAAAGGAGAAAAAATAAATATTGGTCATATACATAATTTAATGAGCTTAGGCATAACAAAGATAAAAGTATATAAAAAACCAACAGTTTGTATTGTTCCCACAGGAGATGAAGTAGTAGAACCAACTAAAAAAAGAGTTAAAACACAAATTAGGGATGGGAATTCATATACTTTAATGTCATGGTTAAAGAGTTTTGGATTTGAAGTTAAAAGATATGGGTTGATAAAAGATGACCCTGATGAATTTAAAGAAGGTGTAAATTGGGGATTAGAAAATGGAGATGTAGTAGTTATATCTGGAGGAAGTTCACTAGGAGCAAGAGATTATTCTTTATCTACAATAGAGCATTTTGGAGAAGTTTTGTATAATGGAGTTCAGGTTAAACCAGGGAAACCAGTTATTTTCGGAAAAACAAATGAAAAAGTGATATTAGGGTTACCTGGTAATCCGACCTCTTTTATTGTAAGTTCATTTTTGTTTTTATTTCCTACACTAAAGAAAATCTCTGGGCATAATGTCTTTATTCCAGAACCAGACTTTTTTGTTAAAATTACAACAAATGTTCCAACTGCACAAGGTAGAGAAAGGTTCATATTTGTAAAATTAGAAAAAAAAGGCAATGAAGTTTTAGCTCATCCTATTTTAGGAGAATCTGGAATAGCATCCCCGTTTAGAATGGCAGATGGAATTGTGAGAATTCCGTTAGGAAAAGAAGGATTATATAAAGATGAACTATGTGAATTTTATTCATGGAGATGATAAAATGAAAGAATATAATTTTATTATGAAATCAGGAGAATTAATATTAAGACCAAAAAACGATTTAAAAAAAGTATATATCGAATTATCTTCTAGATGTAATCTTGACTGTCCGATGTGTTTTAAAAATACATTTACCGATGAAGAAGGATTTATGTCAAAAAAAACCTTTGATAAAATATTGTTTGATTTAAAAGAATTTCCAGAAGTAGAACATATTATTTTTGGAGGAATTGGAGAATGTTCAATGAATCCGCATTTTTGGGATATGATAAAAAAAGTTAAAGATGATGGATACATGATTACTATAACCTCAAATGGATATTTGTTGAATATAGAAAATATAATTGATTTAAAAGTAGATGAGTTAGTTATTTCTGTAGAGACAGGTGATGTTGGTCATCCAAGTTTTAAATATGTAGAAAAATTATTAAAGGAAATATCTGAGTTAAAAAATAAAAGAAATACAGGGAAACCAGCTATATCCATAGAAACCGTTTTAACTAAAGAAAATTATGAAGATTTTGGGAAAATAGTTAAATCTTTACTTCCGTATGGAGTTAGAAAAGTAGTTATATCTAATCTTTTGCCAGTATATGAAAATTTTGTTGGTCTTGAACTATATAATGACGATAATAAAGAAAAAGATATAAAAATAAGAAAATTAATATCAAATGCAGTTACTGCAAAAGTTAGTGCAGTAATTCCAAATTTTAAATTAAAAACTGAGAGAAATTGTAATTTCATAGAAAAAAATGCGACAGTAATTAGATGGGATGGGGAAATTGTTCCATGCTATAGATTTTTGCATGATGGGGGGGAATATGTATATGGACAGAAGAAAGAAATAAAATACTATTCATTTGGAAATGTAAATAAGGAGTCTTTATCTGAAATATGGACTTCAAAGGATTATACATGGTTTAGATATAAAGTGAAGAATTCTTTATACCCATCATGTACAGATTGTGATTTGAAAGACGGATGTCAATTTATTGAAACTACTGAGAGAGATTGTTGGGGAAATGAACCATCATGTTCAGATTGCTTGTGGTGGAGGAATATTATAATGTGTCCATGATTAATGTTTATTTTTTCTTTTGTTTTGATACATTATTTTATCTGCCTTAGATATTAATGAATCAATAGTTTCATTTTCATTGTATTCAATAAAACCAATGCTAACATTAATTGGAAGATTTTCGCTTTTACTTATATTTGCCAATTCAAATTTAATATTTTTTTCTATTCTTTTTGCGCTTTCTATATTACAATCATATAAACCAACAAAAAATTCATCACCACCATAACGGGCTAAAATATCTGATTTTCTAATATTTTTTTTAATTATTTTAGAAACAGTAATAATTATCTTATCCCCAATAGAATGTCCAAAATTATCATTTATATATTTTAAATTATCTATATCAATAAAACCTATAATAAGAGGTTTATTTTTTCTTTGTGATAAAAAAATTAAATGATTTAATAGTTCAAACCCCATCCTTCTATTATATACTTTTGTTAAAGAATCTAATGAAGCTAATCTTTTTAATTCAATATTTTTTAATTGCAGCTCTTTTGTTTTTTGATTTATTATTTTTTTCATAATGATTACAATAATAATTAAAAATAGAAAAACTATAGTAGATATAATTAAAAACGCATATATCCAATCGTTTGAATTTTCTTTTAAATATTTTTTGGTAATTAAATAGTAAACAGAATTTTCATTATTTTTTAATTCTCTCAAATTTTTATCGATTTTTTCTATTATATTTTTCAAATTCTTATTATGATAAATAATGTACAAATCTATAATATAGAATTCTAGGGGAGTTTCTTTGATCCCTTTTTTTTCATAAAAGTAATTTCCAATATAATAATCAAAAACACCTGCCGAAATTTCTTTTGTTAATATCGCTTTGAAGATATCAGAATAATTATCATATTCAACAAATTCAATATTTAATCCCATAGTTTTAGCTATATTTTTTAAACCATTTGGACCTTCATAATATATATCTTTTTTAAGTACCCCCACCTTTTTATTATTTATATCTAAAAATGAAAATATTTTTGAATCTTCTAATACAAAAACTCCGCCTCTTGAATTTATAAACGGTATTTTGTTATATTCAAATTTTTCATCTCTTTCTTTAGTATAACCAACACCTAACATTATATCGATATCTTCATTTTTTAATAATTCAAAACATTTTTCAAAAGTTGTATATTTATATTCTAAATGAATATCTTCTTTTTTAGCTATAAAATTTAGTATTTCTGGTAATACTCCTTTAATTTCATTTTTTTCATTAATAATAATTGGTGGATATTCATATATACCAACTCTCAGAGTAACACTAAATGATAGTGTAACAATTAAAGTGAAAATCAACATAAATATTCTTGTCATAATATCACTCCATATAGTTTTCATTCCATAATAAATTAAATAAATCATATAATTTTCTATTTAATAAATTATTTGTTGAAATAAAAATATATTCATCATTTTTTTCTCTAGCCCTATAAGTTAAATTATAACTACCAATTAATATTCCTTTTTCATTTAATAAAATTTTTAAATGCATATTTCCATTAAGTTTTAATATTTTATATTCTATCCCTTTTAAAAACTTTATATTCGAAAAATTGTTAAAATTCCATTTATCTGCTATAATTTTCACTTCAATATTTTTAGATGACAATTTTTCCAAATCATACAATATTCTTCCATCGGTAAAAGAAAAGGTAAAAACATATAAATATTTTTTTGTAGTGTTTATAAAATTTTCCATTTCATAATATATATTTTTTGATGGACCAGTAATAAATTTAATTTTTCCTAAATCATCTGATTTTACATTTTTACTTATAATTCTTTTTTTATTACCAAAGTATCCAGCCTCAAAGTTTTGAAATTCTTTTAAAAACAAATTAACAATATTTATATCTTCTGAGTATATAAAAATATTTATATCTTCAAAAATACTACCTGTTGTAAAATTTCCTGTACCAAATAAAACACTTTTATTATTAAAAATAATAAATTTTTCATGTAAGTATCCTTCAAAATTTTTATCAGGTAGTATAAAATCACTTTTAAAATTCATCATTTCATATTCAACAAAACCATGAGTTTTATTATTGTCTAATACATCAATAAAAGGTTTATTAATACTTAAAGAAACAAATTTTATATCATCTGATATAAGACTTTTTTCTTTTATAAATTCGTATAATTCATATGATGGAGTAACAAAAAACTTATATGAAAAAGTTAAACTAAAGATTAATAAATAAATTATAATAATTAAAATTCTCATAATATCACCCGAAACTATTTAAATTATATCAGAAAAAACATTGATATAATTATATGTAATTTTAGAATATATATAAAGTATTTTAAAGAAAAAAACATCCAAAACAAAATAGATGTTTTTTTCTTTATTAATTAAGAACATAAAAAAATACTGCTATAAAATGTGAAATGCTACCACCTAAAACAAACAAATGCCATATCATGTGGCCGTATGGTAATTTTCTCCATACATAAAATATTGCTCCTATAGTATACAATAATCCTCCTATAATTAACCATAAAATCCCACCAAAAGGTAATAATGATACTAAAGGCTTAATAGCAAATATTATTATCCATCCCATTGCAATATATAAAAGTGTTGATAATATTCTAAATCTTTTAACAAAAAAAGGTTTTAGAGAAATACCTATAATTGCAAGTACCCATACAGTAATAAAAATAGTCCAACCAATTTTTCCATTTAAGGTTACAAGAGTAAAAGGAGTATATGTACCAGCAATTAATAAGTATATAGCAGAGTGATCTATTATTTCGAGTATGTGCTTAATTTTTTTATTTTGAATACTATGATATAATGTTGATGCTAAATACAAAAGAAATAAACTAATTCCATATATAGTCACACTAAAAGTTTGTAAGGAATTTCCTTTTAAAACAGAAAATATTATCAATATTATTAAACCAACAAAGCTTAATATTGCACCAATACCATGAGTGATAGAGTTAGCAACTTCTTCACCTAACGTATATTTTTCATTATTATCAAGATCTCTTATTTTCTTCACCTTCAATCATTTAATTTTTTTTTCAATTTCTAATACTAATCCTTCAGCTGTTGCTAAATTTGTTGCAAGAGGAATATTATGCACATCACAAACTCTCATTAAAGCTGAAACATCTGGTTCATGTGGTTGAGCCGTAAGTGGATCCCTTAAAAAAATAACAAAATCCATATTTCCAGAAGTAATAAGAGCTCCTATTTGTAAATCTCCACCATATGGGCCTGAAGCAAATTTCGTAACTTTTAGACCTACTTTTTCTTCTATCAAAGCTCCTGTTGAACTTGTAGCGTACAAATTACATTCCATAAAAACATGTTTCCATTCTTTAACAAACATTACTAAATCTAATTTCTTTTTATCATGCGCAATTAGAGCAACATTAATCATATTTTTACCTCCATATTTAAATAATTATTGTTTAAATTATATCATATTTTAGAAAAAAATAGTTTATTTTATGACTAAATATTATGACATAAAATTCCATTAAAATCATAAATATTTTTTATTCAAATCATATTTTAGATTATTAATAAAATAAAATCTTATTTATTGTTTAATTTTGTTATTATTTTAATTTTGATATAATATAAAAATATGATAAAATTGTTTTGTAGCATTAAAAAAAATTTAAATAAAAAGTTCAAGGGGGGAATTATATGAAAAAAGGAATTATTGGAATTCTTAATTATGCGTTAGCAAAAGAAATTGAAGGTAGAGAATTTTATAAAATGAAAATGGAAAGTTTGTCTAATCAAGAATTAAAACAGATTTTCCACTCTTTAGCAAACATGGAACAAGGTCATGTGGAGTACATTAAAAGATTGATAGAAAGATATGAAAATGACGAATCTTTAATTGTTGAGTTTGAAGAATCAGAGGAAAATATATTTGAAAAAAGGGAATTAGAAGAAATTACAGGTGGAACTGTAAGTAATATGACTTTAGATTTAACAGTTTTGAAAATGGGATATATGATAGAAGATGATTTCATGAAATTCTATTTAAAAGCTGCAGAAAGTGTTGATAATAAAGAGGCTAAAGAATTATTCTTGAAATTAGCAAAATGGGAAGAACATCATAGAGATACATTGTATGATTATTACAAAATATTATCTGATGAATATTGGACAAATATGAATTTTACACCATTGTATTAATAAAGGAGTGGTAAAGTGAAAACTTTAGGTGAAATTTTAATTTCAAAAGAGCCAATTACTGAAATATTAATGGGCAATCATGCGTTAGTTAGAGCAATGTTAGAATCTGGAGTAAAAGTAGTTACTTCTTATCCAGGATCACCAACTCCAGAAATAGCTGAAGGAATTAAAAGTATTCCTCAAGATAAAAATCCAATGTATTTTGAATTTTCTGTCAATGAAAAAGTAGCTACAGAAGTAGCTTTTGGTGCAGCGATGAATGGGCATTTATCTACAGTGTTTTTTAAAAGTGTAGGTATAAATGTGGCTGCAGATTCTTTTGTTCAGTTGGGATTATTTGATTTACAAGGTGGTATGGTTATTGTTTTAGGTGATGATCCAGGTGCTAATTCTTCACAAAACGAACAAGATAATAGACATTTTTCAAAGCTTTCATATATTCCTATGTTTGAACCTAATTCACCCAAAGAAGTGTATAAAATGTTTAAAGAGGCTGCAAAACTTGCAAAAGACATGCATATGCCTGTTATTTTAAGGCTAACTACCCATGTTTGTCATGCTAAAGAAAAAATAACCTTTGATAAATTGGAAATAGAGGAATACGATTTTACTCCTAAATTTGATCACATAAATGCACCCCATATTCCAATTGCTGCTAGGGCATTGAATATGAAAAAGATGGCTTTAGAAAGATTAGAAAGATTTAAAGAAATATCAAATAATTCTAATTTTAATGAATTTATTTGCAATGGTAACAAAAAAAGAGGAATTATAGTTGCAGGTCTACCTTATCTTTCGTTGTTAGATGTATTAGAATATGCGAATGAAAAAGTAGATATATTAAAGATTGGGATAGTAAATCCATTGCCAGAAGAAAAAATAATTGAATTTTTGAAAAATCATGATGAAGTAAAAATTATTGAAGAATTAGATGATATTTTGGAAAAAGATATTAAAACAATTGCATATGATAATAAACTTAATACAAAAATTATAGGTAAAGTAGATATAGATGATTGGATTGGCGAATATAAACCTGATAAAGTATATAAAATATTAAAAAAGACATGGTCTGATATTTTGCCAGATTTAGAATTAGAAAAAGCAGAAATAGAATTAAATCCAAGGCCACCACAATTATGTCCTGGTTGTGGTCATCGATCAGCTTTCCATGCAATAAAATATGCTTTAAAAGATACAGATATAACTGTTGCTGATATAGGATGCCACACATTAGGATATTTAGAGCCATATAACATGGGACAAGTTTTACTTTCTATGGGGCATTCTACCTCTACTGCAGCTGGATTATCACTATTTAATAAAACTAGAAATGTAGTAGCCTTCTTAGGAGATTCAACATTATTCCATGCAGGTATTCCTGGTATTATAAATGCTATTTTTAATAACCATAATTTGACTTTAATTATTATGGAAAATGGAACAACAGCTATGACTGGACATCAAGATTTACCTTCAATAGGAAAAAATATTAATGGTCCTACCGAAGCAATACCTATAAAGAAGCTATTAGAGGGCTTAGGTGTTAACTTTATTAGGGAGGTAGATACATATCAACAAGCAAAATTGAGAGAATATGTAATTGAAGCACAGAAAGAAGAAGGTTTGAAAGTTATTATTGCAAAGCATCCATGTATGTTAAAATTAACCAGAGAACAAAGAAGGAAAGGAACTTTTAGAAATAATAAAGTAGAAGTTACTGATAAATGTGATCATCAATATGTTTGTATAAGTGATTTTGGATGTCCTGCATACCAAATAACTGAAGAAGGAAATGTGTGGGTACAAGAAGATTTGTGTATAGGAGATGGTTCATGTATTCAAACATGCCCTACAAATGCTCTAAGTTTTAAAATCGTATCAAAAGGGGATGATAAACAATGAAATCATTCAATATATATTTAATAGGAGTTGGTGGTCAAGGAATTGGACTTTTAA
This DNA window, taken from Marinitoga sp. 38H-ov, encodes the following:
- a CDS encoding ABC transporter permease, which produces MFKNIIITISLLFIIFIILPFITVFLNVDYKLLFEIFKTPEFLNAVKTTFLAALVATIFAIIFGIPFAYAITRYNFPLKSLFEAIIDIPQTIPHTAAGIALLMTLGRSSVLGKGASIIGISFVQTFWGVVAAMGFLSFSILVNSVKEGFKKVDIRYEKVARSLGATPFKAFFYVSLPLIKHDILTGALLMWARGISEFGAVAILAYYPMTLSVLTYDKFQGYGLKQALAITALIFIMSMIIFIVIRIIQNIWKYTESR
- a CDS encoding ATP-binding cassette domain-containing protein; this encodes MNLYIKNIFIKLDKFELKIDNLKIKSGEYIYIIGPTGSGKTLLLESIAGFIIPKSGEIFFDNKNVISLPPEKRNVGFMYQNYHLFPHLNVKKNIEFGLKMKKNYDKNFLNYIVSKLSIGKLLNRNIQNLSGGEKQRVALARALVIKPKILLLDEPLSALDQDTKKDILKLLHELNLEYKLTTIHVTHDRNEIINDCRVFKINNGILSEEQNVQEYNYNY
- a CDS encoding extracellular solute-binding protein, with the protein product MERNIHKNYIHKKIFIIILLMLSIISFSDNLVIFHAGSLTNILNELKNNFEKIHPETNVRLVSSGSLVLVRKISELNQNADLAFVADYSLIPKFLYPKYAKYNIIFSNNSIVLAYTDKSKYNDIITKDNWYNIIFKKGVIYSHSNPNLDPCGYRTLMTLQLAEKYYNLNGLYNNFINSKNRMILKKSVDIIAYLEANEIDYAFLYKSNAIQSNLKYIDLPNEINLSSNKFDEIYKNVFVEVPRDGEKTKIYGKAINYSFTILENANNKKDAIEFIKFIYSELGKKIFEDKFMNLFVDVDNPNNLPDELKNMWGY
- a CDS encoding MOSC domain-containing protein encodes the protein MNSYVVSINISRKKGVTKEHVDFAILKENWGIEGDAHAGNWHRQISMLSEESIDKMRKYGYELNYGDFAENITIKNGDIYKLPIGTKVKIGDTLLEITQIGKECHTSCAISQTIGKCVMPLEGIFLKVLKGGEIKVGDEVIFFINEKLNV
- a CDS encoding molybdopterin biosynthesis protein — encoded protein: MKRRFYLNKKDLEESISVYFKELKDYFSKDELEYINTREGMNRITALPIFANENVPSYNSSAMDGIAVVSKKTYGTNESNPIILEKEKDFKYINTGYPINNPYDSVIMIENIEIIDDEHVQIRNSVYPYKDVRKVGEDICKGEMLFPRYHTLTAADISFLMMAKVFEIPVIKKMKILLIPTGNEIVKPEELTEGFQIPETNSLMIKNYLEQLNAIVDVNEILSDDLEIIKSTIFEKIKEYDLILLNAGSSAGSKDFTYHAINDLGKVIIHGINIKPGKPAVLGIVNEKPVIGLPGFPVSCNIIMEDIVKPLLLNKTKYEIYYDNEKIEGISAKRIHSSITEKEYLRVGVGKVENNYIAIPLKRGAANISSISNQDGIVFIDKGVEVVEDGDELFIHLRRSKSIIDNNILITGSHDLLLDLLADFIKKYDKDINIVSANVGSLGGILSIAKGYAHMAGMHLLDPETGEYNISYIKEYMDNFKLMNLSYREQGFIIQKGNPKNIKDFEDLTKDGVRYINRQKTAGTRILLDYYLDKKDISPKKIHGYSDEEYSHVNLALKIKKDMADVGLGIKAAANIYDLDFVPIALERYDLLIHESFINDKRFELIMNIITSKEFKEEAYNLGGYILKDTGKIWEVVL
- a CDS encoding molybdopterin molybdotransferase MoeA, yielding MKKRFQVFVPRYEVYNNFINNLDIRTKVIEINTEDALGYASAENIYSPENLPGFDKSTVDGYAVFAEDTFGSRDGNPAFLKIAGEVLMGENYFGEIKSGECVKIPTGGMLPKGANAVVMVENTKEFGKRVEIYKSVAPGENVLSKDEDVKKDAIVLNKGEKINIGHIHNLMSLGITKIKVYKKPTVCIVPTGDEVVEPTKKRVKTQIRDGNSYTLMSWLKSFGFEVKRYGLIKDDPDEFKEGVNWGLENGDVVVISGGSSLGARDYSLSTIEHFGEVLYNGVQVKPGKPVIFGKTNEKVILGLPGNPTSFIVSSFLFLFPTLKKISGHNVFIPEPDFFVKITTNVPTAQGRERFIFVKLEKKGNEVLAHPILGESGIASPFRMADGIVRIPLGKEGLYKDELCEFYSWR